One genomic region from Halomicrobium zhouii encodes:
- a CDS encoding nucleotidyltransferase domain-containing protein — MTKRGITVCIDVVPGDDTGLFRSEAADEILRLLVDAHETEFTIAELVDATGAARSTVWRAVNLLESTGAVRVRETAQRNYVGIDPDRLHKDDPILAIPQSEFHDPIRLFVERVRQAVTDTDDVNDVLGIVVFGSVARGEADRQSDLDLFVIVDGDRTKARQLVTDIVADLRDRRFDGDRFDYEPYVESAESARRAGSKLREIFDEGITVYGDDRLQTIRKEVFADE, encoded by the coding sequence ATGACGAAACGAGGCATAACTGTCTGTATCGATGTCGTGCCAGGCGATGATACAGGCCTCTTTCGTAGCGAGGCAGCCGACGAGATACTCCGTCTGCTTGTCGATGCTCACGAGACCGAATTTACGATTGCCGAACTCGTCGATGCAACGGGCGCGGCGCGCTCAACAGTCTGGCGAGCGGTTAATCTCCTCGAAAGTACCGGTGCAGTCCGCGTGCGAGAGACGGCCCAACGAAACTACGTTGGAATCGACCCGGATCGCCTCCACAAAGACGACCCCATTCTTGCTATCCCACAGTCGGAATTCCACGATCCGATTCGCTTGTTTGTCGAACGAGTCCGACAGGCCGTCACCGACACCGATGACGTCAATGACGTCCTGGGTATCGTGGTCTTCGGAAGCGTCGCTCGTGGTGAAGCCGATCGGCAGAGTGACCTCGACCTGTTCGTCATCGTCGACGGTGACCGGACGAAAGCACGACAGCTCGTAACGGATATCGTCGCGGACCTCCGCGACCGACGATTCGACGGAGACCGATTCGACTACGAGCCGTACGTCGAATCCGCTGAAAGTGCACGTCGAGCCGGTTCGAAACTTCGGGAAATCTTCGATGAGGGAATCACGGTCTACGGTGACGACCGGCTTCAGACGATTCGAAAGGAGGTCTTCGCCGATGAGTAG